Sequence from the Nocardia cyriacigeorgica GUH-2 genome:
CACCGACCGGCCGATGTGCTGGTATTTCCACCGCACCGGGTCGTGCAGGGTATGTGTGCGGGCGTTGCGCCAGAAATGGTCGAGGTTGGTTCCGGCTGCGGCGCTTCGGGTTCCGGAGACTTCGAAGAGAGCAGATGAGACCTCGTTCGCCGCGCGGTCGGCGACGATCTTGGCCGTGGCGACCGCCAGCGAGGCCTCGGCCGCGGTAGCGGCGTCCACAGCCGCACCGGCCGCCGCCAGCGTGGCTTCCGCCGTCCGCACCGTCACCGCCAGTTCCCCGAACCGCTGGATCAGCAACGGATCATCCACCGCCCGATCCACTCCGGCTTCGAACCACGGCCTGGATCGTGTCCGCACGAATTCCGTTGCCGCATCGAGGGACCCGCGTGCGATCCCGGTATCGATCGCGGCATGCACCAGCTGCGCGAACGCACCGTAACCGGTGGGTGCGCCGACCGCCGCCGCCCGGGCGACCAGCTGATCGCGGGCCACCAGCACCCCGTCCAACTCGACGGTGCCGCTGCCGGTGGTGCGCTGGCCGATGGCGTGCCAATCGTCGATGATCCGGACACCGTCGGTGTCGGCGGGCAGGAACGCGACGTACTCCCCCGGCGGCAGGCCGCTGCGCCCGTCCGGATCGTCGAGCCTGGTGAGCACTGCGAGGATGTCGGCGAACAGCGAGCCGGTGCAGTAGAACTTGGTGCCGTCGATGCGGAAACGGGACCCGGCCGGGCGGACGGTGGTGGCGATCTCGGCCACCGTCGCGCCCGTCCGCTCCGATTGCGCGTTCGCGATCCGGGCTCCGTCGAGCACCGCCCCGAAATACCGGCTGCGCTGCTGCGCCGAACCGGCCAGCCGCAGCAGGTTCAGATACACGAAATGGCTGTGCGGGATCTGCGCGATATTCGGATCGGCCGCCGCAAGAATGCGCACCACCTCGGCCACCACACTCGGCGCCAAGTCCGCCCCACCGAATTCGGCGGGAACGGTAACGGCGAGCAACCCCGATGCCGACAGCTGATCTAACTGGGCATAAGGCAATTCGCGGTCGCGGTCACGCGCTGCGGCGTCCGCGGCGAACTCGGCTGCCAGCCGGGCGGCGACCGAGCGGGCCTCGTCGGCGGAGGTGATGCGGTCGGCGGCGACAGCGGTCATCGGCCCGCCGCGACGGGCGTGCGCGCCGCCTCCAATTCCCGGACCAGGGGCAGCACCTTGGCGCCGAAATACTCGATTTCCTCCTGGAAGTGCATGAATCCGCCGAGAATCAGGTCGACGCCGAGGTCGCGGTAGGCGACGATCCGTTCGGCCACCTGCTCGGGGGTGCCGATCAACTGGGTGCGGAATCCGTCGTTGTATTGCACGAGGTCCTCGAACGTGGAATCGGCCCACATCCCCTTGCCGTCGCGAGTGGACGCGCCCGCCTGCTGAACTGCATCGCGGAACCCCTGCACCGCAGGCTTGTTCGCCTTCTCGATGATCTCGCGCAGGGTATCCCGCGCCTCCTTCTCGGTATCGCGGGCGATGATGAACCCGTTGAGCCCGAACTTCACCTCCCGCTGATGCTCGCGCGCGACCGCACGCAGATCGTCGAGCTGCTCGGTGACGCCGTCGAAGTCCTTGCCGTTGGAGAAGTACCAGTCGGCGAAGCGGCCGCCATTGCGGCGCGCGGCGGTGGAGTTACCGCCCTGGAACAGTTCGGGATTCGAGCGTTCCGGGGTATTGAGCGGTTTCGGCTTCAACGTGAAATCCCGGATGCGGTAGAAGTCTCCGCCGTAATTCACCTTGTCCTCGGTCCAGATCTTGCGGATCACCTCGAGGAATTCCGCGCTGCGCCGGTACCTTTCGTCGTGTTCGAGCCAGGGTTCACCGAGCGCGGTGAACTCACCGGCGAACCAGCCCGACACCACATTGATGGCGAA
This genomic interval carries:
- a CDS encoding SfnB family sulfur acquisition oxidoreductase — translated: MTAVAADRITSADEARSVAARLAAEFAADAAARDRDRELPYAQLDQLSASGLLAVTVPAEFGGADLAPSVVAEVVRILAAADPNIAQIPHSHFVYLNLLRLAGSAQQRSRYFGAVLDGARIANAQSERTGATVAEIATTVRPAGSRFRIDGTKFYCTGSLFADILAVLTRLDDPDGRSGLPPGEYVAFLPADTDGVRIIDDWHAIGQRTTGSGTVELDGVLVARDQLVARAAAVGAPTGYGAFAQLVHAAIDTGIARGSLDAATEFVRTRSRPWFEAGVDRAVDDPLLIQRFGELAVTVRTAEATLAAAGAAVDAATAAEASLAVATAKIVADRAANEVSSALFEVSGTRSAAAGTNLDHFWRNARTHTLHDPVRWKYQHIGRSVLHGTPPPLHGVI
- the sfnG gene encoding dimethylsulfone monooxygenase SfnG produces the protein MSTEQIADRIRFAYWVPNVSGGLVTSDIEQRTGWDFEYNKKLAQTAENNGFDYALSQVRYTASYGAEYQHESTSFSLALLGATERLKVIAAVHPGLWHPAVLAKFGATADHLSNGRFAINVVSGWFAGEFTALGEPWLEHDERYRRSAEFLEVIRKIWTEDKVNYGGDFYRIRDFTLKPKPLNTPERSNPELFQGGNSTAARRNGGRFADWYFSNGKDFDGVTEQLDDLRAVAREHQREVKFGLNGFIIARDTEKEARDTLREIIEKANKPAVQGFRDAVQQAGASTRDGKGMWADSTFEDLVQYNDGFRTQLIGTPEQVAERIVAYRDLGVDLILGGFMHFQEEIEYFGAKVLPLVRELEAARTPVAAGR